In Symmachiella dynata, the following are encoded in one genomic region:
- the nadD gene encoding nicotinate-nucleotide adenylyltransferase, whose amino-acid sequence MRLGIFGGTFDPVHYGHLLLAEQCREQCQLDEVRFMPAGIPPHKTDVKISSGKDRVEMLRLAIAGQESFTIDERELARSGPSYTYETLEELREEDSQRELFLIIGADSLRDFPIWRHPQRILAAAQLAVVNRGGEPMPQLDELISLMGPEVATRTHLVTIPGLELASSDIRKRAASGESIRYMTPRAVECYIEAQQLYR is encoded by the coding sequence ATGCGGCTGGGGATATTTGGTGGGACGTTTGATCCGGTACACTACGGGCATCTGCTCTTGGCTGAGCAATGTCGTGAACAATGCCAATTGGACGAAGTTCGATTTATGCCGGCGGGGATTCCGCCACACAAAACGGATGTGAAAATCTCATCCGGCAAAGACCGGGTGGAGATGTTGCGATTGGCGATCGCTGGGCAGGAATCGTTCACGATCGACGAACGCGAATTGGCACGCAGCGGGCCGAGCTATACCTACGAGACGCTGGAAGAACTTCGCGAAGAGGATTCGCAACGTGAATTATTCCTGATCATCGGGGCCGATTCGTTGCGCGATTTTCCGATTTGGCGTCATCCGCAGCGGATTCTGGCAGCAGCTCAGTTGGCTGTCGTGAATCGCGGTGGCGAACCGATGCCGCAACTCGATGAGTTGATATCGCTCATGGGCCCGGAGGTTGCGACGCGGACGCATCTGGTGACGATTCCCGGCCTGGAGTTAGCCTCCTCCGACATTCGTAAACGTGCCGCATCGGGAGAGAGCATCCGTTACATGACCCCCCGCGCGGTTGAGTGCTATATCGAAGCACAACAGCTTTACCGCTGA
- a CDS encoding prenyltransferase/squalene oxidase repeat-containing protein, whose translation MKRSHARQPARYGLVLSLLMAVAAPAGAEEPATPLTPPAPASPRDVLSAAQWRNVDRSIHRGLDYLAAQQREDGSFEAPPTGQPGVTALCVLAFLSRGHLPGEGPHGERINRAIDFVLTCQREDGMFSFIEPEPHHVHDGASHAGNYNHAIAGLMLGEVYGMTNPQLRERTKTAIPAGLQFLRRMQKKAKASPLDHGGWRYIRPRQGIDADLSATSWQLMSMRSARNAEFHVPKEWIEEAMAYIRRCFNNNRQTFSYTPHRSFNLITPGIVGGGIVSLSLGGEHNTEIAQLAGKSVLRYSFARYNTASFPYHYGAYYCSQAMYQLGGDYWTKFYPQLSKHLLANQRADGSWERENFNNGDYFGRSYTTSLSVLALTPAYQLLPIYQR comes from the coding sequence GTGAAGCGTTCACATGCCCGTCAACCAGCGCGATACGGGCTGGTGTTGAGTTTGCTGATGGCGGTGGCCGCACCTGCCGGCGCGGAGGAACCAGCGACGCCCCTCACGCCCCCTGCTCCAGCCTCGCCACGCGACGTGCTTTCGGCGGCCCAATGGCGCAATGTAGATCGCTCGATCCATCGCGGACTGGATTACTTGGCGGCCCAACAACGCGAAGATGGTTCTTTCGAGGCGCCCCCCACAGGTCAGCCGGGCGTCACGGCGCTGTGCGTGTTGGCGTTTCTGTCCCGCGGACATTTACCCGGCGAGGGCCCGCATGGCGAGCGGATCAATCGCGCGATCGATTTTGTGCTCACCTGCCAGCGCGAGGATGGTATGTTTTCGTTCATCGAACCGGAACCGCATCATGTTCACGATGGCGCTTCGCATGCGGGGAACTACAATCATGCCATTGCCGGTTTGATGTTGGGCGAAGTCTACGGCATGACCAATCCGCAACTGCGCGAACGCACCAAAACGGCCATCCCTGCAGGTTTACAATTTCTCCGCCGCATGCAGAAGAAGGCCAAAGCCAGTCCACTCGATCATGGTGGCTGGCGGTACATTCGTCCCCGGCAAGGCATTGATGCGGATCTTTCGGCCACCTCCTGGCAATTGATGTCTATGCGCTCGGCACGGAACGCTGAATTCCACGTCCCCAAAGAGTGGATCGAAGAGGCGATGGCTTACATCCGTCGCTGCTTTAATAATAATCGCCAGACATTCTCATATACGCCGCATCGCTCCTTCAATCTGATCACCCCAGGAATCGTCGGCGGAGGAATTGTTTCGCTCTCATTGGGAGGAGAGCACAACACCGAAATCGCCCAACTAGCGGGCAAAAGCGTGCTCCGCTATTCCTTTGCGCGGTACAACACCGCCTCGTTTCCCTACCACTACGGAGCCTATTACTGCAGCCAGGCGATGTATCAACTGGGCGGCGATTATTGGACGAAGTTTTATCCGCAGCTCTCAAAACATCTGCTCGCAAATCAACGAGCCGACGGATCGTGGGAACGCGAAAACTTCAACAACGGCGACTATTTCGGCCGCAGTTATACAACGTCGCTCTCGGTGCTGGCGCTGACGCCGGCTTACCAGTTATTGCCGATTTATCAGCGGTAA